The following is a genomic window from Petrotoga sp. 9PWA.NaAc.5.4.
GGGAAGCGGGCCCTAAGAATAAGCTTCCCACTCTGAAAAGAGGTAAGGGCAGTTCGAGAACAGGACGTAGATAGGCTGCAGGTGTAAGTGCTGAGAAGCATTGAGCCGAGCGGTACTAATAGCCCGAGGCTTTGGACGTAACCCTATGCACTTATGAGTGAGTAATAGGGGGTGAAGATAACGATACGGGAAACACCCAGATCCATTCCGAACCTGACGGTTAAGCCGTATCGTGCCGATGGTAGTACGCTATGACGTGCGAGAGTAGGTATCGCCCCCTTTCTTATTTCAAAATGCCGCTAAACAATAGCGGCATTTTTTCGTTTTATTAATTTTTTATGATATAATTTTAGCAACAAAATATATAAAGTTTTTAGAAATGCTCGTAATTGGGTATCAGTATGAAATCCTGTGAGGGTTTTAGCATACAATCTATGTAAGTCGAATTAATAATAGAGACTCTCTACGTGAGTTTTTTGAATAAAACAAAATTGGAAAATTTGTTAATAAAATAAGCTTTTGAATTTTAAACGGGTTCAGAGCAGAGCCTTATTTCCTTTCTTGGTACAAGTACCGAAGAAGTTAAATGATAGAAAATTGGTCAAAATTAGAATTGCGGAGGTATTTTATCAATAGATTATCTTTAACTCTCTATAAAATATGAATTTTATAAATTCTGAAGACAGTGCATATATATATAAAGTTTTTATGGTTTAGGAGGTGTAATTTTGGATAATATTAGAGAAAGAGCCTTTAATATATATGAAGAATGGCTTGAAAATGTAGATGGAGAATTGAAAGAGGAATTGTTGAAATTAAAAGATGATGAGAAAGAAATAATTGATAGATTTTATAAGGATTTGGAGTTTGGAACTGGGGGATTAAGAGGCAAAATTGGTGCTGGAAGTAATAGGATGAATATTTATACAGTTGCGAGAGCTACTCAAGGTTATGCGAATTATTTGAAAAAACAAAAAGATTTTCCAAGTGTTGTAATTGCCTACGATACTAGAAAAAACTCTGAGCTGTTTGCAAAAACGGCTTCTAGAGTTTTGGCAGCAAATGATATTAATGTTTTTCTTTTTGATCAGGTCGCTCCAACTCCACTTTTATCTTTTGCTGTAAGAAAATTAAAAACTGATGGGGGAATAGTTATAACTGCAAGTCATAATCCTCCTGAATATAATGGATATAAAGTTTATACTTCAGACGGGACTCAGGCTGTACCAAAGTATGCCAATGAGATAACCGCTGAAATAGAGAAGTTAAATTATTTTAAAGACAGTAAAATTATTCCGTTTGAAGAAGCTCTTAAAAATGAAAAAATATCTCTTTTAAACGAAGAAATTTTTAATGATTATTTAGATGAGATAGAAGGTTATTTAAGAGGATTAAATGCTTTAATGGATATAAAACCTATAATTGTTTATACTCCTTTATATGGTGCAGCTTTAAAACTCGTTACAGGAATATTAAGTCGATTGGGGTTTGAAGTATTTTTAGTTGAAGAACAGTCTAAACCGGATTCTAATTTTTCTACATTAAAAGTTCCAAATCCTGAGGAAAAAAGTGCTTTTGAGTTGGCATTGAAAAAAGCGAAAGAAGTTAAAGCCGGGTTGGTACTTGCTACTGATCCAGATGGAGATAGAATAGGAATATATGAAAATTATAATGGAGAGTATATAACGTTTACTGGCAACCAAGTAGGTGTAATGTTGACTCATTTCTTACTGTGTAAGTTTAGGGAATATTCTTCTTTGAAAGTTGGAGATTATATTGTAAAAACTATTGTTACAACCGATATGGTAAAACCTATTGCAGAGGAATTTGGAGTTACCGTAGAAGAAACATTAACAGGATTTAAGTACATAGGTGAAAAAATTGAAAAGTATAAAAATAGTGGAAGAAGGTTTATTTTTGGATTTGAGGAAAGTTACGGGTATTTAGCAAACGATCATGCGAGAGATAAAGATGCTATTATAGCAGCTGCATTAATTTCTATTATGGCTTCTGAAATGTTGTCCAAACGAAAAACTTTATCAGAATACTTAAAAGATTTGAAAGAAAAGTATGGTTATTATGAAGAAAAACTTATTTCTTTCGAATTTGAAGGTTTTGAAGGAGCTCAAAAGATAAATAGGATTATGAATAAAATGCGCAAAAATCCTCCTGTGAAAATAGGAGAATACGATTTGTTAGAAACTCTC
Proteins encoded in this region:
- a CDS encoding phospho-sugar mutase, whose amino-acid sequence is MDNIRERAFNIYEEWLENVDGELKEELLKLKDDEKEIIDRFYKDLEFGTGGLRGKIGAGSNRMNIYTVARATQGYANYLKKQKDFPSVVIAYDTRKNSELFAKTASRVLAANDINVFLFDQVAPTPLLSFAVRKLKTDGGIVITASHNPPEYNGYKVYTSDGTQAVPKYANEITAEIEKLNYFKDSKIIPFEEALKNEKISLLNEEIFNDYLDEIEGYLRGLNALMDIKPIIVYTPLYGAALKLVTGILSRLGFEVFLVEEQSKPDSNFSTLKVPNPEEKSAFELALKKAKEVKAGLVLATDPDGDRIGIYENYNGEYITFTGNQVGVMLTHFLLCKFREYSSLKVGDYIVKTIVTTDMVKPIAEEFGVTVEETLTGFKYIGEKIEKYKNSGRRFIFGFEESYGYLANDHARDKDAIIAAALISIMASEMLSKRKTLSEYLKDLKEKYGYYEEKLISFEFEGFEGAQKINRIMNKMRKNPPVKIGEYDLLETLDYLKGIEGLPKSDVVELRYSKIKLIGRPSGTEPKIKFYILVDGSTEDEAQQLIKEAESAISEIVNV